From a region of the Apibacter sp. B3706 genome:
- a CDS encoding type IX secretion system plug protein domain-containing protein — MLKKILFFCLLSQLCFSQQALEKVYSSSVNGIQLFNPDTNDETPFISMNKGMFVLTFDLLDRGYEKIYYTIKHYDRNWNEDHLFESEYIDGYTLPQIYDYQPSFNTRQNYTHYTLEFPNKDMQPKVSGNYLLTVFTDNHKPLFSKRIAFYDDFAHINVGYERYSTSKNPNITQRVKAQAVVSGINSISTRQLSLCLLQNNNWQTAIFNIEPQFVNGNSFTFGQLTNAFEGGNEFYTFDTKNISIPGYGVFKSEENNPLYLTYLYSIAPYPLDYAYNPDVNGAYYFRRFDLNQERDARTEGDYTPVTFSLELKQPLENKDLYVVGLFNNYELSDSNRMIYDENQGLYVKTMLLKQGYYNYTIATVDKKNNHFSISEIPGSFWQTENLYQGLLYYTPFGGTYDALIGYGEIRANRL; from the coding sequence ATGCTCAAAAAGATTCTCTTCTTCTGCTTACTTTCTCAGCTCTGTTTTTCTCAGCAGGCTTTAGAAAAAGTGTACAGCTCATCCGTCAATGGTATACAATTATTCAATCCCGATACGAATGATGAAACTCCTTTTATCTCCATGAACAAAGGTATGTTTGTTCTTACTTTTGACCTGTTAGATAGAGGCTACGAAAAAATTTACTATACTATTAAGCATTACGACAGAAATTGGAATGAAGATCATCTTTTTGAATCAGAATATATCGACGGATATACCTTACCTCAAATATACGATTATCAACCTTCCTTTAATACGAGACAAAATTACACTCATTATACCTTAGAATTCCCAAATAAAGACATGCAACCTAAGGTTTCAGGAAATTATCTCCTAACTGTTTTTACTGATAACCACAAACCTTTATTCAGTAAGAGAATTGCATTTTACGATGATTTTGCTCATATTAATGTCGGATATGAGAGGTATTCTACATCTAAAAACCCGAACATAACACAGCGAGTAAAAGCACAAGCTGTCGTTTCGGGAATAAATTCAATCTCCACCCGACAACTTTCTTTATGTTTACTTCAAAATAACAATTGGCAAACTGCGATCTTTAATATAGAACCACAGTTTGTAAACGGTAATTCTTTCACGTTCGGACAACTTACCAATGCTTTTGAAGGAGGTAATGAATTTTATACATTCGATACCAAAAATATTTCCATCCCGGGTTACGGAGTATTTAAATCGGAAGAAAATAACCCGCTTTATCTTACCTATTTATATTCCATTGCTCCGTATCCGCTTGACTATGCCTATAATCCTGATGTCAACGGTGCTTATTATTTCAGGAGATTTGATCTTAACCAGGAAAGGGATGCCCGAACAGAAGGCGATTATACTCCGGTAACTTTTTCTTTGGAACTTAAACAGCCTTTAGAAAATAAAGATTTGTATGTTGTAGGATTATTCAATAATTATGAACTTTCCGATTCTAATCGGATGATTTACGATGAAAATCAAGGTTTATACGTAAAAACAATGCTATTAAAACAAGGGTATTATAATTACACTATTGCAACCGTTGACAAAAAAAACAACCATTTTAGCATTTCAGAAATTCCCGGTTCATTTTGGCAAACAGAAAACCTATATCAAGGTTTGTTATATTATACTCCTTTTGGTGGCACTTATGATGCACTTATAGGCTACGGAGAAATTAGAGCCAACAGATTATAA
- a CDS encoding ABC transporter ATP-binding protein, with amino-acid sequence MSALKTLNPYFLKHKKLLLYGVVFIILSNFLTIYPVKFIGKAINIIAQSLTHSDSLDKKQLMKQLLLYGGIIVLAPITSGIMKFYMRQTIIVASRRIEFELKNNIYKHYQTLSFSFYKKSKIGDLMNRISEDVVNVRQYLGPGIMYSANLFIMLILILGYMLASDPVMTFYAILPLPFLSYFIYKQSTIINKKTKIVQGKQSELSSFVQDSFSGIRVIKSFTKEDYIISKYINQSNQYRNESLSLSTTEAIFSPLMVLIIGLSNLFILYIGGQRYINGKINVGTITDFFLYLNVLIWPFTALGWVISMVRRAEASMERINDFLNVKEEVKNTNFNVYPIKGKIRFENVSYTYPNTGIKALNRVSFEIQPGETIVFMGKTGSGKTTIALLLERLIEPDSGAIFIDDEPLSQHNLNVIRDKIGYVPQESFLFSDTIFNNISYGVENATLEQVEKYAKKAEIHSNIMEFKDKYQTEVGERGVTLSGGQKQRISISRALIKDPTIFLFDDSLSAVDTETEEKILSNIENDIDIKTTVIITHRVSSAKHSDKIIVLDQGQINEIGTHADLILNQGFYSELYKKQITQKLS; translated from the coding sequence ATGAGTGCCTTAAAAACTTTAAATCCATATTTTTTAAAACACAAAAAACTCCTTCTGTATGGAGTTGTATTTATTATACTTTCCAATTTTTTAACTATTTACCCTGTAAAATTTATTGGAAAGGCCATTAATATTATTGCTCAATCTCTTACCCATTCAGATTCACTAGATAAAAAGCAATTAATGAAGCAGCTTCTTCTTTATGGAGGAATTATCGTACTGGCTCCAATTACTTCCGGAATCATGAAGTTTTATATGAGGCAAACCATAATCGTTGCTTCCAGAAGAATCGAATTTGAACTTAAAAATAATATATATAAACATTATCAAACGCTTTCTTTCAGTTTTTATAAAAAATCTAAAATAGGAGACCTAATGAATCGCATCAGCGAAGATGTGGTAAATGTTCGTCAATATTTAGGCCCAGGAATTATGTATAGCGCCAACTTATTTATAATGCTTATATTGATTCTCGGATATATGCTGGCTTCTGATCCGGTGATGACTTTTTATGCTATTCTACCCTTACCGTTTCTTTCTTATTTTATATACAAACAAAGTACCATTATTAATAAGAAAACTAAAATTGTACAAGGCAAACAATCGGAACTTTCTTCATTTGTTCAAGACTCCTTTTCCGGGATAAGAGTTATTAAATCGTTCACTAAAGAAGACTATATCATATCAAAATATATAAATCAATCGAATCAATATAGAAATGAATCCCTTTCGCTTTCAACCACAGAGGCCATTTTTTCTCCTTTAATGGTTTTAATCATCGGATTAAGCAACTTATTTATACTCTATATTGGGGGCCAAAGATATATAAACGGTAAAATAAACGTCGGGACTATTACAGATTTTTTTCTTTACCTTAATGTTTTAATTTGGCCATTTACAGCTTTAGGATGGGTTATATCTATGGTCCGAAGAGCTGAAGCCTCCATGGAAAGAATTAATGATTTCTTAAACGTTAAAGAAGAGGTTAAAAATACCAATTTTAATGTTTATCCTATAAAGGGTAAAATCAGATTTGAAAATGTTTCTTACACCTATCCGAATACAGGAATAAAAGCTCTTAACCGTGTATCTTTTGAAATACAACCCGGGGAAACGATCGTGTTTATGGGAAAGACCGGATCGGGAAAAACAACTATTGCTCTGTTATTGGAACGTCTTATTGAGCCGGATTCAGGAGCAATTTTTATAGATGATGAACCTTTGTCCCAACATAATTTAAATGTAATACGAGATAAAATCGGGTACGTACCTCAGGAAAGTTTTCTTTTTTCGGATACCATTTTTAACAACATTTCTTACGGGGTTGAAAACGCGACATTGGAACAAGTTGAAAAATATGCTAAAAAAGCAGAAATTCATTCCAATATTATGGAATTTAAAGATAAATATCAAACGGAAGTAGGTGAACGAGGGGTAACCCTATCGGGAGGTCAAAAACAGCGTATATCGATTTCAAGAGCATTGATTAAAGATCCTACCATATTTTTATTTGATGACAGTTTATCTGCTGTCGATACTGAAACAGAAGAAAAAATATTATCTAATATTGAAAATGACATTGATATTAAAACAACAGTAATTATTACTCACCGCGTTTCATCCGCTAAACATTCAGATAAAATCATTGTGCTGGATCAAGGGCAAATAAATGAGATAGGAACTCATGCAGATCTTATTTTAAATCAAGGTTTTTATTCTGAATTATATAAAAAACAAATTACGCAAAAACTATCATAA
- the metQ gene encoding methionine ABC transporter substrate-binding lipoprotein MetQ, with protein MRKLIVFTVLASVFFLSSCKNDRANNPNYIKVGVESGPEFVVAQTAQKVAKEKYGLDVELVEFNDYILPNTALNDGDIDINIIQHKPFLDNIIKQRGYKLAIVGNTFIYPLAGYSKKIKSLDQLQPGSTIGIPNDATNRGRALLLLQKEGLIKLKDPKSLISSASDIIENPKNLKIVDMDPAILTEILNDDKVAVAIINNTFAAKDGFTLKDGLFVEDKDSPYMNVIVSREDNKDAENVKTFVKAYQSDEVAETTDREFKGGAVKGW; from the coding sequence ATGAGAAAACTAATAGTCTTTACCGTACTTGCTTCTGTTTTTTTTCTAAGTTCTTGCAAGAATGACCGGGCAAATAATCCTAATTATATTAAGGTTGGAGTTGAATCGGGGCCGGAGTTTGTGGTTGCCCAAACCGCTCAAAAGGTTGCTAAAGAAAAATACGGCTTAGATGTTGAATTGGTAGAATTCAATGATTATATTTTACCGAATACGGCACTTAATGATGGGGATATTGATATTAATATTATTCAACATAAACCATTTTTGGATAATATCATCAAACAAAGAGGATATAAACTTGCCATAGTAGGAAATACTTTTATTTATCCATTGGCCGGATATTCTAAAAAAATAAAATCGCTTGATCAATTACAACCCGGCAGTACTATTGGAATTCCAAATGATGCCACCAACAGAGGAAGAGCATTACTGCTTCTTCAAAAAGAAGGATTAATCAAATTAAAAGATCCAAAAAGCCTTATTTCCAGCGCTTCTGATATAATTGAAAATCCTAAAAATTTAAAGATAGTCGATATGGATCCTGCTATTTTAACTGAAATTCTAAATGATGATAAAGTAGCTGTTGCCATTATCAATAATACATTTGCAGCTAAAGACGGTTTTACATTAAAAGATGGTCTTTTTGTTGAAGACAAAGATTCCCCTTATATGAATGTAATCGTTTCAAGAGAAGATAATAAAGATGCTGAAAATGTAAAAACATTTGTTAAAGCTTATCAATCGGATGAAGTTGCAGAAACTACCGATCGAGAATTTAAGGGAGGAGCTGTTAAAGGCTGGTAA
- a CDS encoding aspartate-semialdehyde dehydrogenase — protein MKIAIVGVSGAVGQELLKVLDQRNFPLTELVLFGSKRSAGQIYKFKDKEYTVKELQHNDDFKGVDIALVSAGGGTSLNFAETITKYGAIMIDNSSAFRMDDDVPLVVPEVNAEDALNTPKNIIANPNCTTIQMVVSLKPIEQLSHIKRVHVSSYQSASGAGASAMKELVEQAKQSTAGEEVLVEKFAHQLAFNLIPHIDVFTENGYTKEEMKMYNETRKIMHSDIQVSATCVRVPVMRAHSESIWVETEDELTVEQVRNAFEKFNGIIVDDNPSEKKYPMPLFLSGRDEVFVGRIRKDLTNPKGIAFWSVSDQIRKGAALNAVQIAEYLIKHKKR, from the coding sequence ATGAAAATTGCAATTGTTGGAGTAAGCGGAGCTGTTGGGCAAGAGCTTCTCAAAGTTTTAGACCAAAGAAATTTTCCTTTAACTGAATTAGTACTTTTCGGATCCAAGAGAAGTGCAGGACAAATTTATAAATTCAAGGACAAGGAATATACAGTCAAGGAACTTCAACATAATGACGATTTTAAAGGGGTAGATATTGCTTTAGTTTCTGCAGGAGGAGGTACTTCGTTGAATTTTGCGGAAACCATCACTAAATATGGTGCGATCATGATTGATAATTCATCTGCGTTTAGAATGGATGATGATGTACCCTTAGTAGTACCGGAAGTAAATGCGGAAGATGCATTGAATACTCCAAAAAATATTATTGCAAATCCCAATTGTACAACTATTCAAATGGTGGTATCTTTAAAACCAATTGAACAATTATCACATATAAAAAGGGTACATGTTTCTTCATATCAATCAGCATCCGGAGCGGGTGCTTCTGCAATGAAAGAATTGGTTGAACAAGCAAAACAATCAACTGCCGGTGAGGAGGTCTTAGTTGAAAAATTTGCTCATCAATTGGCTTTTAATTTAATCCCTCATATTGATGTGTTTACAGAAAATGGATATACTAAAGAAGAAATGAAAATGTATAATGAAACTCGTAAAATTATGCATTCCGATATACAGGTATCTGCAACCTGCGTTCGTGTTCCTGTTATGCGCGCACATTCTGAAAGCATATGGGTGGAAACTGAGGACGAATTAACTGTTGAACAAGTTAGAAACGCTTTTGAAAAATTCAATGGGATAATTGTTGATGATAATCCTTCAGAAAAAAAATATCCTATGCCTTTATTCTTATCAGGAAGAGATGAAGTTTTTGTAGGAAGAATCAGAAAAGACCTTACCAATCCTAAAGGTATTGCTTTCTGGAGTGTAAGTGATCAAATACGTAAAGGTGCTGCTTTAAATGCTGTTCAAATTGCAGAATATTTGATTAAACATAAAAAAAGATAA
- a CDS encoding C40 family peptidase, with the protein MKSLIKILSVIIVISTSATSCVSNYVASNNDTYKYPSTNEMLVYHPKTVKLYSTASVSDENYSTTLRKDAALLENSNIYAESRFSKRAYNLLSEARTYLGTPYKYGGTTRRGIDCSSFVQHVFAALNISLPRTSIEQSHRGTFVSKHNLKKGDLIFFAHTPKSRISHVGIVESVSPTGEIFFIHASSSKGVTISSLDTAYWSAKFRTGKRILDSDIDIQKIHEEAQNDTSLAKASV; encoded by the coding sequence ATGAAGTCTTTAATAAAAATACTCTCTGTAATTATAGTAATTTCAACTTCTGCTACCTCGTGTGTATCTAATTACGTAGCAAGTAATAACGATACCTATAAATATCCTTCCACTAACGAAATGTTGGTTTATCATCCTAAAACTGTTAAACTTTACAGTACGGCATCGGTTAGTGATGAAAATTATTCTACAACATTAAGAAAAGATGCTGCTTTACTAGAAAACAGCAATATCTATGCCGAAAGCAGATTTTCAAAAAGAGCTTATAATTTACTAAGTGAAGCCAGAACTTATTTAGGAACTCCTTATAAATACGGAGGAACTACTAGAAGGGGTATAGATTGCTCTTCTTTTGTTCAGCATGTGTTTGCTGCATTAAACATTTCTTTGCCTCGTACATCAATTGAACAATCGCATAGAGGAACTTTTGTTTCTAAACATAATCTAAAAAAAGGAGACCTTATTTTCTTTGCTCATACTCCTAAAAGCAGAATTTCTCATGTAGGTATTGTTGAAAGCGTAAGCCCAACCGGGGAAATATTTTTTATTCATGCGTCTTCGTCCAAGGGAGTAACTATTTCTTCTCTTGATACTGCTTATTGGAGCGCGAAATTTAGAACAGGTAAAAGAATTTTAGATTCTGATATAGACATTCAAAAAATACATGAAGAAGCTCAAAATGATACTAGTCTAGCTAAAGCTTCTGTATAA
- a CDS encoding DUF3276 family protein, producing the protein MNDFENVEKKENEIFSKVLRAGKRTYFFDVRETKAGDYYLTITESKKNISEEGALGFKKFKIYLYKEDFKNFKDIFEETTAFIIKETGEKVISERHRDDFHLQSEENKDNANSANISNYTNVEFDDI; encoded by the coding sequence ATGAATGATTTTGAAAATGTAGAGAAGAAAGAAAATGAAATTTTCTCTAAAGTATTAAGAGCAGGAAAAAGAACTTATTTTTTCGATGTAAGAGAAACTAAAGCAGGTGATTATTATCTAACAATTACTGAGAGCAAAAAGAATATTTCCGAAGAAGGCGCTTTAGGTTTCAAGAAATTTAAAATCTATTTATATAAAGAAGATTTTAAAAATTTCAAAGACATCTTTGAAGAAACTACCGCTTTCATTATTAAAGAAACCGGAGAAAAAGTTATTTCCGAAAGACATAGAGACGATTTTCATCTTCAATCCGAAGAAAATAAAGACAATGCAAATTCAGCAAATATTTCAAATTATACTAACGTTGAATTCGATGACATTTAG
- the metN gene encoding methionine ABC transporter ATP-binding protein MetN: protein MIELKNITKTFEHKGKKNIALSNISLSVSEGKIVGVIGESGAGKSTLIRCVNLLERPNSGEVWIDGQNLMELSPSKLTSARRNIGMIFQHFNLLSSRTVFDNIAFPLELNHTPKTKIKNRVYELVELVGLTDKLDSYPANLSGGQKQRVAIARTLANNPKVLLSDEATSALDPSTTRSILSLLKDLNKELGITILLITHEMDVVKQICDDIAVMNGGKLIEQGSVSEIFSNPKTELAQRFISSSLHLEIPVDYQKRITHMPEEGKHPLLKLQISGNTVDEPVLSEISRLFDINNNIISAQMDYAGGVKFGVMLTEIIGTISKEMAAIEYLKSKNIKVTLLGYV, encoded by the coding sequence ATGATTGAGTTAAAAAATATTACTAAAACATTCGAACATAAAGGCAAAAAAAACATAGCCCTTTCCAATATTTCTCTTTCGGTTTCCGAAGGAAAAATAGTTGGTGTTATTGGCGAATCCGGTGCAGGAAAAAGTACACTGATAAGATGTGTTAATTTACTGGAAAGGCCTAATTCCGGAGAGGTTTGGATTGATGGTCAAAATTTGATGGAATTATCTCCTTCCAAATTAACCTCTGCCCGTAGAAATATAGGAATGATTTTTCAGCATTTCAATCTTCTTTCCTCCCGAACTGTATTTGATAACATTGCTTTTCCTTTGGAATTAAATCATACTCCCAAGACTAAAATAAAAAATAGAGTTTATGAATTGGTTGAGCTCGTAGGACTTACGGATAAATTAGACAGTTATCCGGCGAACCTTTCCGGAGGACAAAAACAGAGAGTTGCTATTGCCAGAACGTTGGCCAACAACCCTAAAGTTTTATTATCCGATGAAGCAACCAGTGCTTTAGACCCCTCCACTACTCGCTCCATTTTATCTCTACTCAAAGATTTAAATAAAGAGTTGGGAATCACTATTTTATTGATTACTCATGAAATGGATGTGGTAAAACAAATTTGTGATGATATAGCTGTCATGAACGGTGGAAAATTAATTGAGCAAGGAAGTGTTTCTGAAATTTTTTCAAATCCTAAAACGGAATTAGCTCAGCGTTTTATATCTTCATCCTTACATTTAGAGATACCGGTAGATTATCAAAAACGCATTACCCATATGCCGGAAGAAGGAAAACATCCCTTACTAAAACTACAGATATCTGGTAATACGGTCGATGAACCGGTATTATCCGAAATTTCCAGATTATTTGATATTAACAACAATATTATAAGTGCTCAAATGGACTATGCGGGAGGAGTTAAATTCGGGGTCATGCTAACGGAAATTATCGGTACGATTTCTAAAGAAATGGCTGCCATTGAGTATTTAAAAAGTAAAAACATTAAAGTAACTTTATTAGGATATGTCTAA
- a CDS encoding NAD(P)H-dependent oxidoreductase, producing the protein MELIDSLKWRYATKKFDASKKVEQSLVDQIIEAAWLAPTSSGLQPFKVIEITNQKLKQKMVSLSKDQKQVEDCSHILVFAAWDNYTEERIDTIYGHITRERNQPSDAYQSYTDRIKGVYLNSAAENNFEHAARQAYIAFGLSIAAAAELKVDTTPMEGFDNQAIDELLQLRELGLRSVVMLPLGYRDEENDWLVNYPKVRHPKKDFLIKIV; encoded by the coding sequence ATGGAATTAATAGACTCACTTAAATGGAGGTATGCAACTAAAAAATTCGATGCCTCAAAAAAAGTTGAACAATCGTTGGTAGATCAAATCATTGAAGCAGCTTGGTTAGCTCCCACTTCTTCCGGATTACAACCGTTTAAGGTTATTGAAATTACTAATCAGAAATTAAAGCAAAAGATGGTTTCCCTGTCTAAGGATCAAAAACAAGTGGAAGATTGTTCACATATTTTAGTTTTTGCTGCTTGGGATAATTATACAGAAGAAAGAATCGATACCATTTACGGACATATAACAAGAGAACGCAATCAGCCATCTGATGCTTATCAAAGCTATACCGATCGTATTAAAGGAGTATATCTGAATTCAGCCGCTGAAAATAATTTTGAACATGCAGCACGTCAAGCGTACATAGCTTTTGGATTATCGATTGCTGCTGCTGCAGAATTAAAAGTTGATACTACTCCGATGGAGGGATTCGATAATCAGGCTATAGACGAACTTTTACAATTACGCGAACTGGGTTTAAGAAGTGTTGTCATGCTTCCTTTGGGTTACCGAGATGAAGAGAATGATTGGTTAGTTAATTATCCAAAAGTTAGACACCCTAAAAAAGATTTTTTAATTAAAATAGTTTAG
- the metI gene encoding methionine ABC transporter permease MetI produces MSNSIIDLLAKGTWETIVMTFVSGFFGYLIGLPVGILLFITRKGQFKESLVFNQTVSTLVNIFRAIPFIILIVWMIPFTRMIVGTSIGVPAALVPLSLGIAPFIARMVENSLLEVPNGLVEASKAMGATPFQIIKKVLLPEALPSLINCATISLITLVGYSAMGGTVGAGGLGKIGYQEGYVNKNMEIMNFVLLLLVLLVFAIQFIGDYLSKKVDHR; encoded by the coding sequence ATGTCTAATTCAATTATTGATCTCTTAGCAAAAGGAACTTGGGAAACCATAGTCATGACTTTTGTCTCCGGCTTTTTCGGTTATTTGATAGGATTGCCTGTCGGAATCCTTCTATTTATCACCCGCAAAGGTCAATTTAAAGAAAGTCTTGTTTTCAATCAAACGGTTTCCACCCTAGTAAATATATTCCGCGCCATTCCTTTTATTATTTTAATTGTTTGGATGATTCCTTTTACACGGATGATTGTTGGAACTTCCATAGGAGTACCTGCAGCCTTAGTTCCTCTAAGCTTGGGAATTGCCCCGTTTATCGCCAGAATGGTTGAAAACAGCCTGTTGGAAGTACCGAACGGTTTAGTTGAAGCTTCTAAAGCTATGGGAGCAACTCCTTTTCAAATTATTAAAAAAGTATTGTTACCCGAAGCATTGCCTTCATTAATTAATTGCGCAACCATTTCTTTAATTACTTTAGTCGGTTATTCGGCTATGGGAGGAACTGTTGGAGCCGGAGGATTGGGAAAAATTGGATATCAAGAAGGATACGTAAACAAGAATATGGAAATTATGAATTTTGTTTTATTATTATTAGTTTTACTTGTTTTTGCGATCCAATTCATCGGAGATTATCTTTCAAAAAAAGTGGATCATCGTTAA
- the mtgA gene encoding monofunctional biosynthetic peptidoglycan transglycosylase: protein MKIFRWIKWIFIGLWVLSIVMVFVYKWLPVPYTELMLKRFFVNGSSIEKKWIPIESMNNSIKLAVISSEDQNYFKHGGFDFKEIQKIIEKQGSPKRGGSTISQQTAKNVFLWEGRNYVRKGLEVYFTCLIEWIWGKKRILEVYLNVIEFGNGIYGIEAASQHYFHKSASQLTKSEAATLAALLPNPREYGKKINGKFIQKRKLWIMRQMSNLQGSVKFL from the coding sequence ATGAAGATTTTTAGATGGATTAAATGGATTTTTATTGGTTTATGGGTACTTTCTATTGTAATGGTTTTTGTATACAAATGGTTGCCTGTTCCATACACAGAACTTATGTTAAAAAGATTTTTTGTGAATGGCTCAAGCATTGAAAAAAAATGGATTCCGATAGAAAGTATGAATAATTCCATAAAACTTGCGGTAATTTCCAGTGAAGATCAAAATTATTTTAAACACGGCGGATTTGATTTTAAAGAGATTCAAAAAATAATTGAAAAACAAGGATCTCCCAAAAGAGGAGGAAGCACCATTTCACAACAAACCGCAAAAAATGTTTTTTTATGGGAGGGTAGAAATTATGTTAGAAAGGGTCTGGAAGTATATTTCACTTGTCTCATTGAGTGGATTTGGGGTAAAAAAAGAATATTGGAAGTCTATTTAAATGTAATAGAATTCGGTAATGGAATTTATGGGATAGAAGCCGCTTCTCAACATTATTTTCACAAATCGGCTTCTCAGCTCACAAAAAGCGAGGCTGCAACTTTAGCTGCTCTTTTACCCAATCCCCGAGAATATGGAAAAAAAATTAATGGAAAGTTCATTCAAAAAAGAAAACTATGGATCATGCGGCAAATGTCTAATTTACAAGGCTCTGTAAAATTTCTGTAG
- a CDS encoding MarR family winged helix-turn-helix transcriptional regulator, whose translation MESLQLKDQLCFPIYALSRLITTLYRPHLEKLGITYPQYLVMLVLWENEEICVRDIGEMLWLDSGTLTPLLKRMEENGLIKRCRSTRDERHMLIHLSDQGRKMKEEAWIIPHTLKTELEMEENELSELQKEFYKLLSIVTAKCKNKCKDKSESK comes from the coding sequence ATGGAAAGTTTACAATTAAAAGATCAATTATGTTTTCCCATCTATGCGTTGTCCCGACTGATTACAACGCTTTATAGACCACATTTAGAAAAATTAGGGATAACCTATCCTCAGTATTTAGTGATGTTAGTTTTATGGGAAAATGAAGAAATATGCGTGAGAGATATAGGAGAAATGTTGTGGTTAGATAGTGGAACCTTAACTCCACTGCTTAAAAGAATGGAGGAAAACGGACTTATAAAGAGATGTCGGTCTACTAGAGATGAAAGACATATGTTGATTCATCTTTCAGATCAAGGAAGGAAAATGAAAGAAGAAGCATGGATAATTCCTCATACTCTTAAGACGGAATTGGAAATGGAGGAAAATGAGTTATCAGAACTTCAGAAAGAATTTTATAAGTTATTATCTATTGTTACGGCAAAATGTAAGAATAAATGCAAGGATAAATCAGAATCAAAATAA